A window from Photobacterium sp. DA100 encodes these proteins:
- a CDS encoding DUF3012 domain-containing protein, translated as MKKLLSLVFICFTLSACTEVGSEAWCEDLKEKPKGDWTANEAKDYAKHCIL; from the coding sequence GTGAAAAAATTACTTAGTTTAGTTTTTATCTGCTTCACTCTCTCTGCTTGTACTGAAGTAGGCAGCGAAGCTTGGTGTGAAGATCTAAAAGAAAAACCAAAAGGTGACTGGACGGCAAACGAGGCTAAAGACTACGCTAAGCACTGCATTTTATAA
- a CDS encoding MurR/RpiR family transcriptional regulator, translated as MSVANNLTELQDQIRARYSDLSKRLQQVARYVLDNSNSVAFDTVATIASQAEVPPSTLIRFANAFGFNGFNDMKQLFRRNLVEETASYTERAKLFKELDAEQSAPESPAMILQEFARANAQAMNHLAAQTPSDKLEEAIDILSQAENIYLIGLRRSFSVASYLTYALRHLERRAFLIDGLGGMFKEQLSMIGPKDAVLSISFSPYAQETITLSEIASKAGAKQIVITDSQVSPLATFSDVCFVVKEAQVEAFRSQSASLCLAQTLAVSLAYRQGSTNDFDSSLLG; from the coding sequence ATGTCTGTTGCCAACAACCTTACTGAACTGCAAGATCAAATCCGCGCGCGATATAGCGATCTCAGCAAGCGTTTGCAGCAGGTCGCCCGTTACGTGCTAGACAACTCCAACAGCGTCGCCTTCGATACGGTTGCAACTATTGCCAGTCAAGCCGAAGTGCCCCCTTCGACCTTGATCCGTTTTGCTAACGCGTTCGGCTTCAATGGCTTTAATGATATGAAACAGCTATTTCGCCGCAACCTTGTTGAAGAGACCGCTAGCTATACCGAACGTGCCAAGCTTTTCAAAGAGCTAGACGCTGAACAAAGTGCGCCGGAAAGCCCTGCCATGATTTTGCAGGAGTTCGCCCGCGCCAACGCCCAGGCAATGAACCACCTTGCGGCACAAACACCGAGCGACAAGCTCGAAGAAGCCATTGATATTTTAAGTCAAGCCGAAAACATCTATCTCATCGGCCTGAGGCGCTCTTTCAGCGTGGCTTCTTACCTTACCTATGCGTTGCGCCACCTAGAACGCCGCGCTTTTCTTATCGACGGTTTGGGTGGTATGTTCAAAGAGCAACTATCCATGATCGGCCCTAAGGATGCGGTATTGTCGATCAGCTTCAGCCCTTATGCACAAGAAACGATTACCCTAAGCGAAATCGCCTCAAAAGCCGGAGCCAAGCAAATTGTTATAACTGATAGCCAGGTGAGCCCTCTTGCCACCTTCAGTGATGTCTGTTTTGTGGTAAAAGAAGCCCAGGTTGAAGCATTCCGCTCTCAGTCAGCGTCTCTATGTCTGGCGCAGACTCTGGCCGTTTCGCTCGCTTACCGACAAGGTTCTACCAATGATTTTGACTCTAGTCTCCTAGGTTAG
- a CDS encoding tRNA (adenine(22)-N(1))-methyltransferase TrmK, which produces MKLSTRLKQIEQMVPPGYDHVWDCCCDHGLIGAALLTRHAATHVHFVDIVPELMTKVEKNLQRFYPEAVWAVHCQDVAKLPINRYDGKHLVVIAGIGGDLMSELVESIHQRHQDTNIDFLLCPVNNPYTLRQKLISHHFGLKHEVLIEDNQRFYEILFVSSTIDGNEQINAVGNKIWHSDCAVQSDLITRYIDKTLNHYRRLQRGNSNNIDTIIDNYNAIAV; this is translated from the coding sequence TTGAAACTCAGTACAAGATTAAAGCAAATTGAACAAATGGTACCACCTGGCTATGACCATGTTTGGGATTGTTGCTGTGACCACGGGCTTATCGGCGCCGCCCTTCTAACACGACACGCGGCAACCCATGTTCATTTTGTCGATATCGTCCCGGAACTAATGACCAAAGTGGAAAAGAACCTACAACGTTTTTACCCAGAAGCCGTATGGGCAGTCCACTGTCAAGATGTCGCAAAGCTGCCTATAAACCGATATGACGGCAAGCATTTGGTGGTCATCGCCGGCATAGGAGGTGACTTAATGAGCGAACTCGTTGAGTCTATCCACCAACGGCATCAAGACACCAATATTGATTTTTTACTGTGCCCGGTGAATAACCCATACACGCTTCGTCAAAAGTTGATAAGCCATCACTTTGGCCTCAAGCACGAAGTACTCATTGAAGACAATCAACGTTTTTATGAAATATTATTTGTTTCATCGACAATAGATGGAAATGAACAGATTAATGCCGTCGGCAATAAAATTTGGCACTCAGATTGCGCCGTACAAAGCGATTTAATCACCAGATATATCGACAAAACGTTAAATCACTATCGCCGACTTCAGCGCGGAAATAGCAACAATATCGATACCATTATAGATAACTATAATGCCATCGCGGTTTGA